GGTGTCCTGACCTTCAAGGTCCCTTTACCAGTAATGGGTAAGGATGTGAAGGCTGGGGTTTGATGAGGTATCACAGACAACGTCAAGTAGAAAGCACAGTGTTTTGTCggaaatatatttttgagaGACCTCAACCTATGCTATAATTTGATATACTACTGATCATTCTCTTAAATACATATGATCTATCACTGGGTAGTAATTAAGGAAGAATATAATATGCTTagtactttttaaatgctttatttaagaTTGAGATTGTTTTGTTACTGATAGGTACATGtaaattgtctttgttctgtctgCCATTTTGTAGATCTGGATGTTGAGCTGGTTGCAGATCAAGCATCCTCCTCTGTATTGACATCGCTGTCCCCAACTTCATCCCATTCATCCTGGGTAGTGGCACAGACTGCACTATCCCCAGCTTTATCCCATTCATCTGATTCCACCGTTACTCTGGAGTCcacaagaaaaaggaggaaCCCAACAGGGTTAATGGACCAGAATGAAGCAAAACAGGTAGAGCtttgaataaatgcatttgaaatCCTAAATTaggtttttttgtaaatgtattcgcAGTATCAAGTAATGTCATTAGAAAagttaaattctttaaaaaaaaacactaaattacCGTAAGCATGCCAtaacaatgtaatatttcttgGCAGATGGTTGAGGGTGTTCTGAGGGCCAATCCAAAGGGTGAAGAAGTCTTCAATGAGTATGACAAGACTAAAACACTAACTGATGCAACCCGTAAACAAATGGTGAACATCCTGGTTGCAGATATGGTAGAGCTACATGGGTAAGAATTGCAAGTCACTTGGTTATGTCATGTCATGTGTTGTAGCTAAATAATGCTGTTCTGTATAAGTGGTAAAGGTGTATTTATtcttacaaaacatacatgcttaaaagtaaactatgacttatttTTAAAGGAGGGTTCCACCGTCAAGTGTAAGGACCAATTATGCACTGGGAATTGTGACTCTTTTTCCATACCTCCGTGATCCATTCTCCAAACTTGGATATGTAAGTTATatctgaaaaccaaatcagtgtgatttcaaTATCTTCTTCACTTTTCTAGTTTGTACTCATCTTGTTTCAGATGAGTTTTTGTAGGTTGCTCACCCTTGCAttttcaacctgttttttaaaatgttttgcagtcTATTCACTGTCTACAATTTTTGTGTTGAGTAACTTATTCTTAAATTGAAGCATGAGATGCCTCTGTTTgggtctttctttaaaaaggaacactaCTATGATCCTGAGGGTAATACCGGCTTCATTTCATGGAGGATCAAGACGGTTCAACGCAACACCTTTGCTGGCTTGCGGGGTCGTTCCAAGACCGTTCTTCAGGATGGTCCAAAAACCAGGCGAGAATCTCTGTCAACCTGCCAACAGCTATTTGGTGAGGAGTGCAGGGAGGCGATATCTACAATAAGACATTCCAGCGATGAATCTGTGGTCAAAGAGAAGATGAGAGCGACTTTCCAGTATCGACAGAAGATGGTTGGGGATGATGCATCATCTTCAGTCCTGGATGTGTTCCCTCGTTTTCTTGATGTACCTGGATTGGTAAGAAAACTCTTTTGCTTTGGTTGTAGTTGTCCAGTGTAGAACAGTAATATAGTCCAGTGCAGGACAATATAATATCTGTCTGCACTATACTATAATCTCTTTAATCTTCTTTTCAATCTTCCATTTCAGTATTtgacctttcattcattttgtcatgTATGCTTGAAcctgtatattaaaatattgttttccttgtttgtaGATCGACCAGGATTTCTCAATGATGTTTGGTGACGAAGTGTCTCAGAAGTTCCTGTCCAAGTGGTCAACTTTCTTCAAGCCAAACATCATCACAGACTGCAAGACTGCAAAGAATATGGATGAGTTGCTGTCAGCAACTGAATTTGAGTCTGAAGAGAACAATGGTCAGTATAAAaagttttgtttaaatatatatttcagtgttatactaaataaatacattttttatgcctTTAGGATGGGACAGTGATATGTCTTCAATccttttgctgctgcagctaCTCCCTCCAACTTCAAGGGGCCAGAAAAAAACTGCCAAGATCAGTTCAGCTCAAGCAACCAGCCATCTTGTTAGATATCTTAAGGTATGCAAAAGTTCCTACACCAAGAATCCCTGAATAGATGTTGGGATTCTGAGACAGTTTTGCTCTGTATATCTGCAGAAATGTGATCAAGATGTTATAGTAATTTATGTCTCCTAACTGACCTACAGGAAGGAGCCAGTATTACTACCTTCCTTGAGAGTGTCGACGCAAGACAACCGTTCCTCCTTTGCATCGGTGAGCAAAAGAAGAATATCCAAAGGTTCTACCTTATTATCGACCGAAAACCAATCCCGTGCAAGGCACACACATCAGTAGCAGCTTTTGATGAACTGTTCAAAGCTCACTACGTCTTCAGTCTCTCATATGACGAAGCTCTTTGTAATTT
This genomic stretch from Gasterosteus aculeatus chromosome 20, fGasAcu3.hap1.1, whole genome shotgun sequence harbors:
- the LOC120811677 gene encoding uncharacterized protein LOC120811677; its protein translation is MLAKVEIGGVLKYVKIPETDGFFQFDMFLQEVNDKFSLQPDSFSEGQFTITDMSGTEVDGDIFDELVKSGVLTFKVPLPVMDLDVELVADQASSSVLTSLSPTSSHSSWVVAQTALSPALSHSSDSTVTLESTRKRRNPTGLMDQNEAKQMVEGVLRANPKGEEVFNEYDKTKTLTDATRKQMVNILVADMVELHGRVPPSSVRTNYALGIVTLFPYLRDPFSKLGYEHYYDPEGNTGFISWRIKTVQRNTFAGLRGRSKTVLQDGPKTRRESLSTCQQLFGEECREAISTIRHSSDESVVKEKMRATFQYRQKMVGDDASSSVLDVFPRFLDVPGLIDQDFSMMFGDEVSQKFLSKWSTFFKPNIITDCKTAKNMDELLSATEFESEENNGWDSDMSSILLLLQLLPPTSRGQKKTAKISSAQATSHLVRYLKEGASITTFLESVDARQPFLLCIGEQKKNIQRFYLIIDRKPIPCKAHTSVAAFDELFKAHYVFSLSYDEALCNFYTFIQTTIYNIDVGRAKESPRVKELRARLLQRSAVTDKQP